The genome window CTGCGCCGAACTGTCAGGACAACGCGGGCGCCACCAAGGGTCATGAAAACACCCAATGAATAGCCCTTCGGCGCCGGTGACCTGATAGTCAGGCCACATCTCCCGCGCCGTCGGCTGCCAACAGCGCCACACCTCAGCAACCAGCAAAGAATGTCAAACATTGCCATACTTTGCCGCCATGAACTGATCGCTTCTTCAGGGGACCAGCCATGGGAATGAACGTCAACCTGACACCGCAGCTTGAGGACTGGGTACGTGCCAAAGTCAGTTCTGGGATGTACACGTCTGCCAGCGAAGTAGTCAGAGAGGCGCTACGCCTCATGCAGGAACAGGATCAATTGCGCGAGGCCAAGCTTGAAGAACTGCGCAGAGACATACGCCGCGGGCTTGAAAGTGGACCAAGTCAAGATTGGAACGCCACTGAGCTCAAAGCTGCTGCCCGCGCAAGGCGCAAGCCGACCACAGGCGCCGCCTGAATGGCTCGCGTCACTCGTCGCCCAGAAGCCGCCGTCGACATCCTGGACATCTGGAACTTCATCGCCGAAGACAGCATGGTCGAAGCAGATCGCTGGATGGACAGCCTCGACGAAATTCAATAGCCCAGCCTCTATCACCAAATCTTCGGTTTACGATGATGGTGAGTTACAGCAATAATTTTGACCGTGCTACCCATCACATGAAAAAATACCGTGTATGGGTACCTCGGCAGCACAAACCTCCGAACTCCGCGTGCTGAAACCGCTGCCCAACTGAGTGGCGAATTTGAAATCAACTCAATTGAGTCAAACACAATTACACGAAATTTTCGGCTACAACTTTGCTCTTGGATGCATACCACAGAACAGCATCAGCAATCTCTTGCTCCGCCTGCGGCGTAATCTCTACGGAGTATCGAATCACAGGGCCCTGATCCGAGCCTTGGCTTCTTCCCAAGGAATAGTCGTCAAAGACCCTGCAACGATCAAGTCCAGGCGACGATGTGCCTCAGCGATCCATGCTTGCTCAACAGCCTGCTCGTCCACAGGATCGCCCTCAATGCTGTCCAGCAAGGCAAGCGCCAACATCGAGCGCTTCACGGGGTCTAGCAGCCTAGCCTCGTCAAACAATTGATCAACGCGTGCATTCATGCTTTCAGTCTAGCACCCGAACTCAGCTCACGCCACCCCTTGGCACCAGTCAGGTGGCTTACATGGAGTAGGCCCCACCACAGGGGGGGGGCCACTCAGCGCTCCGGCACATGTAGACTGTTCATCACATCAAACACATCGCCACATATCCTGGGAGGGACATGCCACAAGATGCCAGACTCTGCTTACACATCAAGCAC of Aquabacterium sp. A3 contains these proteins:
- a CDS encoding addiction module protein, giving the protein MNARVDQLFDEARLLDPVKRSMLALALLDSIEGDPVDEQAVEQAWIAEAHRRLDLIVAGSLTTIPWEEAKARIRAL
- a CDS encoding type II toxin-antitoxin system ParD family antitoxin — translated: MGMNVNLTPQLEDWVRAKVSSGMYTSASEVVREALRLMQEQDQLREAKLEELRRDIRRGLESGPSQDWNATELKAAARARRKPTTGAA